Proteins from a genomic interval of Gemmatimonadota bacterium:
- a CDS encoding ribose-phosphate diphosphokinase gives MRDIVVFSGNAHPQLAEHICQYLSVSLSQSTINRFSNDCIQVQLNANCREADVFLIQPLVPPVQDHLMELLQMLDAARGASAARTTAVIPYYSYARSDKKDAPRISIAGRLVADLIDTAGANRVLTMTLHAPQVHGFFRIPVDHLNALHVLARYFRGKDLADTVVVSPDLGGAKEATHFARLLKLPVAAGIKRRISDEKVVIDSIVGDVEGKKVIVLDEEIATGGTLVELIDRLRERGVNHITVSCTHGLFTGQALPRLGAIAEVKELVTTDTVPLSSQSQCPPNLTTLSVAPLLGEAIRRIHHGESVSSLFTAPDWIVDTG, from the coding sequence ATGCGCGATATTGTGGTCTTTAGCGGGAACGCACATCCTCAATTGGCAGAGCATATATGCCAGTATCTGAGCGTGTCCCTTAGTCAGAGCACGATTAACCGCTTCAGTAACGATTGCATTCAGGTGCAGTTGAACGCCAATTGTCGGGAGGCCGATGTCTTCCTGATCCAGCCTCTTGTGCCACCTGTACAGGACCATCTCATGGAACTCCTGCAGATGCTGGACGCGGCACGCGGGGCATCGGCTGCCCGTACGACAGCCGTTATTCCATACTACAGTTACGCGCGGTCAGATAAAAAGGATGCGCCTCGCATTTCGATTGCAGGGAGACTGGTGGCAGATTTGATTGATACGGCAGGTGCAAATCGGGTGCTTACGATGACCCTTCACGCGCCGCAGGTGCATGGATTTTTTCGCATTCCCGTCGATCATCTCAATGCCCTCCATGTGTTGGCGAGATATTTTCGGGGCAAAGACCTGGCGGATACTGTCGTTGTTTCGCCCGATCTTGGAGGCGCAAAGGAGGCAACGCATTTTGCCCGTCTGCTCAAGTTGCCCGTAGCTGCCGGAATCAAACGCCGCATCAGTGATGAAAAAGTCGTGATTGATTCAATTGTCGGCGATGTAGAGGGGAAGAAGGTGATTGTTCTGGACGAAGAGATAGCCACGGGGGGAACACTTGTGGAACTTATTGATCGCCTTCGAGAGCGCGGCGTTAATCACATCACGGTATCCTGCACACATGGACTTTTTACGGGACAGGCTCTGCCGCGTTTGGGTGCAATTGCAGAGGTGAAGGAATTGGTGACGACAGATACAGTTCCACTTTCTTCACAGAGCCAATGTCCTCCCAATCTGACCACCCTATCCGTGGCACCTCTCTTGGGTGAGGCGATCCGCAGGATACACCACGGGGAATCAGTTAGCAGTCTATTCACGGCTCCAGATTGGATCGTGGATACGGGATAG
- a CDS encoding phytanoyl-CoA dioxygenase family protein, with protein YRPGYRNTTPPPTLKTDGETIALDESREIFHPSFLIKNPNSGIDEKEFYFWDLNGYLVLRGVMDEEWLAQANATIDKFEDRIVVGEELAQGSKTLAGTGRPLLGGLTQLPSPHCDPFRRMLAHPIVEHRLNWMGASGGRTGGGTAFCAVKGTSGHSQHGSNEPLNPTRGYFYQNGRSYCEAVTVTWQLRDVTEADGGFACVPGSHKAYYSLPPGVRTCDDHMGLVKHVEMKAGDVLFFMDGGTTHGTLAWKSDISRRGILHKYSSRNFNRSGGELTHPEKRWGDLVSGMSDEQMAVMRGPDRDVFRKNVPRLEITNGSVVASYERGSALYSQDAPKGPVAKK; from the coding sequence TCTATCGCCCCGGATATCGCAATACAACGCCGCCACCGACTTTGAAAACAGATGGTGAGACAATTGCATTGGACGAATCTCGCGAGATTTTTCATCCGTCTTTCCTGATTAAAAATCCAAATTCGGGCATTGACGAAAAAGAGTTTTACTTTTGGGATTTGAACGGATACCTGGTGCTGCGCGGGGTCATGGATGAAGAATGGCTGGCACAGGCCAATGCCACCATTGACAAATTTGAGGATCGAATCGTCGTTGGCGAAGAACTCGCACAAGGATCAAAAACCCTTGCAGGCACGGGCAGACCCCTGTTGGGTGGACTGACTCAGTTGCCCAGTCCCCATTGCGATCCTTTTCGACGAATGCTCGCCCACCCGATCGTTGAACATCGGCTGAACTGGATGGGTGCCAGTGGCGGTCGCACGGGCGGAGGAACGGCATTTTGTGCGGTCAAAGGCACATCGGGCCATTCCCAGCATGGCTCCAATGAGCCGCTCAATCCCACCCGGGGATACTTTTATCAAAATGGACGCAGTTATTGCGAAGCCGTAACCGTAACCTGGCAATTGCGCGATGTAACCGAAGCCGATGGTGGATTTGCATGCGTGCCGGGATCGCACAAAGCGTATTATTCACTCCCCCCGGGCGTGCGCACCTGCGATGATCACATGGGATTGGTCAAACACGTAGAGATGAAAGCGGGCGATGTGCTCTTCTTCATGGATGGCGGCACCACACATGGCACATTGGCGTGGAAAAGCGACATATCGCGACGGGGGATTTTGCACAAATATTCATCGCGCAACTTCAATCGCAGCGGCGGAGAATTGACCCACCCGGAAAAACGGTGGGGCGATCTCGTCTCGGGCATGAGCGATGAACAGATGGCAGTCATGCGCGGCCCCGACCGCGATGTGTTTAGAAAGAACGTGCCCAGATTGGAAATTACCAACGGTTCAGTCGTCGCGTCTTACGAGAGAGGCAGTGCATTGTACAGCCAGGACGCACCCAAAGGTCCAGTCGCAAAAAAATAA
- a CDS encoding phytanoyl-CoA dioxygenase family protein, whose protein sequence is MDRETMTNEENYAFDLTGYLHIPGVLTRPEVARLNDAINRAGSLEGMLGWEGDLREPFRDLLIHPQLVWYLNQIVGHGFRLDRAPEILCDETCDTSAPLEGGNEPRDPALAYYHQNDRRFCEGVRVIWALSDVKAGEGGFVFVPCTHKSNVETPEDILTGVDDSDYLFQPELKAGDLLIVGLSVVQGMRPWQGEGLQRLLSYEYVGRGVIRSAGPGQESEKMPVSDLMAELTLEQRASLYRPGYRNTTPPPTLKTDGETIALDESRQIFHPSFLMKNPNSGIDEKEFYFWDLNGYLVLRGIMDEEWLAQANAAIDKFEDRIVVGEELARGSKSLAGTGRPLLGGLTQLPSPHCDPFRRMLAHPAVEHRLNWMGASGGRTGGGTAFCAVKGTSGHSLHDSNEPLNPGRGYIYQNGRSYCEAVTVTWQLRDVTEADGGFACVPGSHKAYYSLPPGVRTCDDHMGLVKHVEMKAGDVLFFMDGGTTHGTLAWKSDISRRGILHKYSSRNFNRSGGELTHPEKRWGDLVSGMSDEQMAIMRGPDRDVFEKNVPRLEIAAGSVVASYERGSTLYSKEAPTGPVVKK, encoded by the coding sequence ATGGACCGGGAAACGATGACAAACGAAGAGAATTACGCCTTTGATTTAACGGGTTATTTGCATATACCGGGAGTCCTGACCCGTCCTGAAGTCGCGCGGTTAAATGACGCGATTAATCGGGCAGGGTCGCTCGAAGGCATGCTCGGCTGGGAAGGCGATTTGCGCGAACCATTCCGCGATTTGCTGATCCATCCCCAACTCGTGTGGTATCTGAATCAAATTGTAGGACACGGTTTCAGGCTCGACCGTGCACCCGAAATACTGTGCGACGAAACCTGTGACACCTCGGCTCCGCTGGAGGGCGGCAATGAGCCGCGAGACCCCGCACTGGCATATTATCATCAGAACGATCGAAGATTTTGCGAAGGCGTGCGCGTAATCTGGGCACTCTCTGATGTCAAAGCCGGAGAAGGCGGATTTGTATTTGTACCGTGTACCCACAAATCAAACGTGGAAACACCAGAGGATATATTGACTGGCGTAGATGACTCGGATTATCTTTTTCAACCCGAACTAAAAGCGGGCGATCTGCTCATCGTCGGTCTGAGCGTCGTACAGGGCATGCGTCCGTGGCAAGGCGAGGGACTCCAGCGCTTACTATCCTACGAATACGTAGGCCGCGGTGTGATCCGTTCTGCGGGACCTGGCCAGGAATCGGAAAAAATGCCAGTATCCGACTTGATGGCAGAACTAACACTTGAACAGCGCGCATCACTCTATCGCCCCGGATATCGCAATACAACGCCGCCACCGACTTTGAAAACAGATGGGGAGACAATTGCATTGGACGAATCCCGCCAGATTTTCCACCCATCTTTCCTGATGAAAAATCCAAACTCGGGCATTGACGAAAAGGAATTTTACTTTTGGGATTTGAACGGGTACCTGGTGCTACGCGGAATCATGGATGAAGAATGGCTGGCACAGGCCAATGCCGCCATTGACAAATTTGAGGATCGAATCGTCGTTGGAGAAGAACTCGCACGCGGATCAAAAAGCCTCGCGGGCACGGGCAGACCCCTTTTGGGTGGACTGACTCAGTTGCCCAGTCCCCATTGTGACCCATTCCGACGAATGCTCGCCCACCCGGCCGTTGAACATCGGTTGAACTGGATGGGTGCCAGTGGCGGTCGCACGGGCGGAGGAACGGCATTTTGCGCAGTCAAAGGCACATCGGGACATTCCCTGCACGACTCCAATGAGCCGCTCAATCCTGGGCGCGGATATATCTATCAAAATGGGCGAAGCTATTGCGAAGCCGTAACCGTAACCTGGCAATTGCGCGATGTAACCGAAGCCGATGGTGGATTTGCATGCGTGCCGGGATCGCACAAAGCGTATTATTCACTCCCCCCGGGCGTGCGCACCTGCGATGATCACATGGGATTGGTCAAACACGTAGAGATGAAAGCGGGCGATGTGCTCTTCTTCATGGATGGCGGCACCACACATGGCACATTGGCGTGGAAAAGCGACATATCGCGACGGGGGATTTTGCACAAATATTCATCGCGCAACTTCAATCGCAGCGGCGGAGAATTGACCCACCCGGAAAAACGGTGGGGCGATCTCGTCTCGGGCATGAGCGATGAACAGATGGCAATCATGCGCGGACCCGACCGCGATGTATTCGAAAAAAACGTACCCAGATTGGAAATTGCCGCCGGTTCAGTCGTCGCGTCTTACGAGCGAGGCAGTACATTGTACAGCAAGGAAGCGCCTACAGGTCCAGTGGTAAAAAAATAA
- a CDS encoding HigA family addiction module antitoxin: MEMYNPAHPGEILKELCLVPLNLTVTEVAHTLGVARKTVSELVNGKAGVSPEMAIRLSKAFRTTPVFWMNLQLQYDLWHAQQKIGDLRIPPLTDTAPAT, from the coding sequence ATGGAAATGTACAATCCGGCTCATCCAGGTGAAATTTTAAAAGAACTGTGTTTAGTACCGCTAAACTTGACCGTGACAGAAGTAGCCCATACACTTGGCGTGGCGCGAAAGACCGTTTCGGAGCTCGTCAATGGCAAAGCCGGAGTAAGTCCAGAAATGGCGATTCGGTTGAGCAAAGCATTTCGGACAACACCCGTCTTCTGGATGAATTTGCAACTGCAATACGACCTCTGGCACGCGCAACAAAAGATCGGTGATCTTCGAATTCCCCCATTAACCGATACCGCTCCTGCGACTTAA
- a CDS encoding sulfatase-like hydrolase/transferase — MAKSRPNIVLVMCDQMRWDAAGFAGSSVVHTPHLDRLSEGGVCFENAYCASPVCSPARASWLTGCYPHAHLQLRNYGPKRGKDWGSYLPHDRVTMGDVLKRAGYRCGMVGPWHLGDDHAPQHGFEDFWQTYRYLGDEYTDPLFDYFERGGIPNIYSDEAAVTQYGNILAFTTLTDPRQQRTTWTVDRAIDFLRQQEDDPFFLFLSVKDPHPLIVIPPELLEHYPVDQMPLPDSLRDPLEGKPHFQTRVKFRMPDTVTDRQFREMMAYYYALITHIDAQVGRLIGVLEDQNMRDNTLVVFMSDHGELLGDHGYTEKCLMYEASVRVPCLLSWPRALPTGLRVTTPLAGVDLMPTLLDLASEILPEKIDGRSVADAILNGRQPEPQPIFAEIASQEAVYWGSTEREQFAAHVMNLDGRWKYIRNRFDIDELYDLETDPGEMQNLAQLSEYQPRIIAMRQQIAEMICHTGPGPYDWCL, encoded by the coding sequence ATGGCAAAGTCGCGTCCCAATATTGTGCTTGTGATGTGCGACCAGATGCGCTGGGATGCGGCTGGTTTTGCGGGTAGTTCTGTTGTTCATACGCCCCATCTGGATCGTCTATCCGAGGGTGGCGTGTGCTTTGAAAATGCCTATTGCGCTTCTCCTGTTTGTTCGCCTGCTCGGGCGAGTTGGTTGACCGGATGCTATCCCCATGCTCATCTGCAATTGCGAAATTACGGGCCAAAACGAGGAAAAGACTGGGGGAGTTATCTGCCGCATGACCGCGTTACAATGGGCGATGTTTTGAAACGCGCGGGATATCGCTGTGGCATGGTCGGTCCCTGGCATCTGGGCGATGACCATGCGCCACAGCACGGGTTTGAGGATTTTTGGCAGACTTATCGATATCTGGGCGACGAATATACAGATCCCCTTTTCGATTATTTTGAACGCGGGGGAATACCCAATATTTACAGCGATGAGGCGGCCGTCACCCAGTACGGAAATATACTGGCATTTACGACACTTACAGATCCGCGACAGCAGCGTACGACCTGGACGGTTGACCGCGCGATTGATTTTTTGCGCCAGCAAGAGGATGACCCGTTTTTTCTTTTTTTGAGTGTTAAGGACCCGCATCCCCTCATCGTTATTCCGCCAGAATTGCTCGAACACTATCCGGTAGATCAAATGCCTCTGCCGGATTCTCTGCGAGACCCACTTGAGGGTAAACCGCATTTTCAGACTCGCGTAAAATTTCGCATGCCCGACACGGTAACAGATCGGCAATTCCGCGAGATGATGGCGTACTATTACGCCCTGATCACCCATATTGATGCGCAGGTTGGTCGTCTGATCGGCGTTCTCGAAGATCAGAATATGCGCGATAATACGCTCGTGGTTTTTATGAGCGACCACGGCGAACTGCTCGGCGATCATGGTTACACAGAAAAGTGCCTGATGTACGAAGCCTCGGTCAGAGTTCCTTGCCTGCTTTCGTGGCCGCGCGCGCTCCCAACGGGTTTGCGCGTGACGACCCCGCTTGCCGGTGTTGATTTAATGCCGACTTTGCTCGATCTGGCAAGCGAGATACTGCCCGAGAAAATCGATGGTCGTTCCGTTGCAGACGCGATTCTGAATGGGCGGCAACCCGAACCGCAGCCCATTTTTGCGGAGATCGCCAGCCAGGAGGCCGTTTATTGGGGGTCAACAGAAAGAGAGCAGTTTGCCGCGCATGTGATGAATCTCGATGGTCGCTGGAAGTATATTCGCAATCGTTTTGATATCGACGAGTTGTACGATTTGGAGACAGATCCGGGCGAAATGCAAAATCTCGCGCAGCTTTCCGAATATCAACCGCGCATTATAGCTATGCGCCAGCAAATCGCCGAGATGATTTGCCATACAGGTCCCGGTCCTTACGATTGGTGTTTGTAA